Below is a genomic region from Sediminitomix flava.
CTTTTCAATATCCTTTTGCTGAATTCCGATACCCGTATCTTTTACTTCAACAATTATGATGAATCTCTTGTGGAATTTTTTCTTAGCCTTAATATTAATCGAAACGCCTCCTTCATCGGTAAACTTTATGGCATTAGTAGTCAAGTTATTGATGATTTGGAAGATTCTTGTGTCATCCCCAATGAATACTTCAGGTACTTCATTAGACATTGTATATGAGAAATCAATGCCTTTGTTTTGAGCATTGCCAAGGTTCATGGCATGGATGTTATCTAAAATAATTTTTAGAGAAATAGGCTTTTCAGAAAGCTCCATTCTACCTGCTTCAATTTTAGATAAATCGAGAATATCATTTAGAATCGTAAGAAGCGTGGTTGAAGACTTTTTGATCGTACTGATATAGTCTCTTTGTTCTGGGTTTAGAGATGTATATCCCAAAATATCTACCATACCAATAATTCCATTCATAGGAGTACGAATTTCGTGGCTCATATTTGAAAGGAATTGTTTCTTAACTTCAAGTGCTCGAAGTGCCTTTTCTTTTTCTTTTTCAGCCTCCTTGTGAGCTTTTGTGAGTTCAGTAACATCTCTGGCTAAACCATCAACCCCTGTAGGCCTACCTTTATCGTCTTTGATTAGTCTGAAATCAATGGCAATTTCTTTTAACTCAGAGCGAACAGGCAGAGAAATATGATAGTTTTTTACAGTTTGGTCACTGAGAAGCAACTTCCAAATTCGTTTTTTCTCAGTTTTACCGAAGTAATAGTCTGATATAGATTTATGAATGACTTTATGATGACTTTCACCAATCAATTCTTTAATTGAAGGGCTAATAATCATGAATTTACCATTCATATCAGTCTGGAAATATACATCTTGAAGGGATTCAAAAATACCTCTAAACTTCTCTTCACTTTCTTTTAAGAGTAGTTCAGATTGTTTTTTATAAGTAATGTCCTGCCCGAGACCTGCAACTTCTACTATTTTATTTTGAACAATAACAGGACTCAAGTTGATTTCCCACCACTTATGTATCCCATTTTTATTCGGTATTTTTAGTTCAAAAGTAGTTGATTCACCTTTGAAAGCCCTTTGGTATTTATCGATGAAATCAAACAGTTGATTTCCAACATTGAATTCCTTGAATACAGGAATCATTTTCATTGAGTTTTGCACTTTGGTATTGAAATTCTCAAATAGTTTCTGTGCAAAATTTTGGTTATGTCTTATGAGCGTATATTCTCTATCGATAGACCACATCAAGAATGAACCACTTTCAAAAAATGCTCTTAATCTTGCTGCGTGGCTAGATAGTTTTTGACGATTCTGATTCCTTACAATAAAACTTGTAAGCTGTCCGCTCACGTATTGTAAAAGCTCTAGGTTTTTTTTCGAGTATTTTGCAGATGATTCAAAAGATTGCAAAACCATCATACCGATCAACTTGGTTTCAAGTTTTAATGGTATTCCAATCCATACTTTGGGTGTGTTCTCAGTTTCAATACCCAAAGGTTTAGCGACCTTCTTAATGATATCGTCCAACATAATCATCGGACGCTGTTGCTTTATGCATTTTTCATTAAAAGGCAGAAGATGAGTGCTTTTTTCCCTTAGACTTTCCTCACCAAAATAAAAGCCTTGTTTCAGTTTGTAATATTCTTTTGAATTGTTTTCATCCAACAAAAGAATCTCAAAACTTTCTAAGTCCATTACATCGCCAACAAACAAAGAAAACTTATGGAAGAAATCTCTCATTGAAATTTGACCTTCCTGAATTTTGGCAATGTTGGTATAAATTGTTTGAGACTTTTCTATTCTGACTTGGCTAGTTACATTTTTGAGGATTGCTCTATAAATATATCTATCGATGTCAGTTTTGAATTGACAACTAATACTTCCTTCTAGTAAAACTTTGTAACCATCTTTACTAATTAGATCAAACCTGAAATTGGTGAAACTTCCTTTCAGCTTTAGAAGAGAAAGAATTTCTCTTACCGCAGAAACTAGAGCCGTATCTACAATATCAAATAAGTTTATATCAGACCAATCAGGGTAGTTGAGGGTAGTGACCCAAGCGGTATTGGCAAAAAGAATTTCTCCTGCTTCATCAAAGCTTAGAATGAGGTCATTGGACATATCAAAAAACTCCATGTACTCTTCCAAGTCTGAGTTGTTTTTGATAATACTTGTGACATTTTTAAGCTGATGCTTGAGCTCGTTATTTTCTTCTTTTAGGAATTCTAGCTGAGATTTTAAATTAGCAATTTCTTCGGCAGAGGTTAATTCCTGATTGAAAGAGTCCGTTGTCTGCAAAATATTGGTCTTTATGTCCGAAACTTGATCAATTCTAACTAGCTAATAGTTAGGTGAGTTATTAAGTAAGTAGAAAAAGGGAATGTTCTTCTCTTTGTATAAGATAAGCATTTAATCAATACTATCTCGAATAAATGTACATAACTAAGTTGTTATATCCATATTTAAATTATCTCAATCCTTAATTCATTTTTGATCTAAAAAATAATTGCAACTATCGTACGAGATAGTGGTTAAACAATAAATAATAAACAAGAGAACAAGACATGCAATTAAGACTGAGAATTATTATTACAATTTTCCTTTCGATAGGATTCGTGAATTTTTCTTTTTCTCAAAAAAATAAGAAAATGGATATGGAAGAAAATTTAGAAATGATCACACTTGGCGCAGGCTGTTTTTGGTGTGTAGAAGCTGTTTTTCAAGATTTGATTGGCGTAGAAAAAGTAGAGTCAGGCTATTCTAATGGACAAGGAAAAAATCCTACTTACAAAGAAGTTTGTTCGGGTACGACAGGTTATGCTGAGGTTGCCCAAATTACTTTTGACCCTACAGTCATTTCACTTGAACAATTGTTAGAAGTTTTTTGGTATACACATAACCCGACGACTCTGAATCAACAGGGAGCGGATAAGGGTACGCAATACAGGTCTGGAATTTTTTATGCCAACGAAGAACAAAAAAATATTGCCGAGCAATCTAAAGCAAAGGTTGAAAAAAGTGGTTTGTGGTCAGATCCTATTGTCACTGAAATTACTCCACTGAAAGATTACTACCCTGCTGAAAATTACCACCAAAACTACTATAATAACAATTCTCAGCAGCCTTATTGTCAGATCGTGATAGCCCCAAAGTTGAAAAAATTATACTCAGAATATAAGCACTTACTGAAGAGTCAGAACTAAGTTTTTATGGATTAATTATTCAATGTAGTTTGTAATTATTCACATTGAATAATTAATTCTTTTTTTACACTTAAAATTTTTCCACTTATTTTGGCACTCACAATTGACAGACTTAGGATAATTGAGAGAACCAATTAGAACTAAATCACATCTGTATTTCATTTTAAATTTGAATACATGAGTGATAACTACCATCAACTAAAAGATTGTTAGGTTTTTAGAGACTTTGAATTTCACCATCATAACTGAAATTAGAAGATTCTGATTGACGAATCAATAATTTAAGGTCTTTGTCAGACTTAACTACTATTAAAGTAAATATGAATATGAAGAACAGCTTAATTTTACTACTGTCCTTTTTCTTTATGGGACACATGGCTTCTGCAGCCAAGTATCAAATTGATCATTTAGAGCCAAGTACATGGTGGGTAGGAATGAAAAATCCTAAACTACAATTATTGGTTCATGGAGAAAATATCTCAGAACTCCGTCCTGAAATCAAATATGATGGAGTGACTTTAGACCAAGTTTCTTTGGTTGAAAATCCGAACTATATGTTTATTGACCTGACAATTGCAGAAAGTGCAAAAGCAGGTAAGTTTGAAATCGTTTTTACAAAGAGCGGTAAAAAAGCCTTGTCTTATACTTACGAGTTGTTAGATAGAGCTAAAGATTCAGCAGACAGAATTGGTTTTAATAATACTGATGTGATGTATTTGATTACGCCAGACCGTTTTGCAAATGGTGATCCATCTAACGACTCTGTAGATGGAATGGCAGACAAATACAATCGTGAAGATGATTACGGAAGACATGGTGGAGATATCCAAGGTATGATTGATCATTTAGACTATATTGAAGACATGGGGTATACAGCCCTTTGGGTGAATCCTATGATCGAAAATGACATGCCTAGCTCTTCTTATCATGGTTATGCAATCACTGATTTTTACCAAGTAGATGCTCGTTTTGGTTCTAATGAAGACTATAAAAAATTAGCTGATGCCTGTGATGAAAGAGGTATTAAGTTGATTATGGATATGATTATGAACCACTGTGGTTCAGAGCACTGGTGGATGAAAGACCTTCCAACTTCAGATTGGTTGAACTTCCAAGATGGATTTAAACCTACAAACCACAAGCGTTCTGTAACTCAAGATCCATACGCTTCTAAAGCAGATACAAAACTTCACTTTGATGGATGGTTTGTTGAAACAATGCCTGATATGAACCAAAGAAATCCATTCATGGCTACTTACCTTATTCAAAATACAATTTGGTGGGTTGAATATGCAGGTCTAGAAGGTATCAGAATGGATACTTACCCTTACCCAGATCAACACTTTATGGCAGACTGGACTGAGGCTGTAATGACTGAATACCCTGAATTTAATATTGTAGGAGAGGAGTGGACGACTAATCCAGCACTTGTTGCATACTGGCAAAGAGATAAGAAGAATGCTAATGGCTACACTTCTGAGCTTCCGAGCTTGATGGATTTCCCAATTCAAGATGCACTAGCAAAATCATTGAATAGTGATCATACACAATGGGGGCAAGGTTTTAACTTGCTTTACGAAATGCAAGCAAATGACTTCTTGTATGCAGATCCTTACAATTTGGTAGTATTCCCCGATAACCATGATATGGATCGTATCTATACGCAATTGGAAGAAGACTACACTAAATACAAATTGGCAATTGCCTACATGCTTACTACAAGAGGTATTCCTCAAATTTATTACGGTACAGAAATCTTGATGAGCCACATGGGAACTAGTTCTCATGGTGCATTAAGAGCTGATTTCCCTGGTGGATGGGAAGGAGATAAAGTAAATGCATTTACAGGTGAAGGTCTTGATGCTAAAGCTAAGGAAGCACAAGACTTCAATAAAAAGCTTACAAACTGGAGAAAGACAGCTACAGCTATTCATGACGGTAAATTGACTCACTTTGCTCCAGCTGGAATGGACGGAGGATCATACGTTTATTTCAGATATGACGACAATCAAAAAGTAATGGTTGTATTGAATATGGGAGAAGATAAAGAATTGTATTTGGCAGATTATGCAGAAGTACTTGATGGAGAAACTAAAGGTACGGATGTGATTTCTGGTAAAGAATTCGACTTAACAGCAGGTACATTTACAGCTCCAGCAGGAGAAGCTTTAGTACTAGAGTTGAAATAATCTTCCTATATTTTATAAAAAAGATCTTCGTTTTCTGAGAGCGAAGATCTTTTTTTTATCCCTTAGAATTGTCTTCCCTTTCCAATTGTTGAATGAGAAAGAGTTCGAATGATTTACAATTAGTTGTAGATGAAGGGAATAGAATAAAGGACTTTTTTACACTAAAAATCAATATTTTAGCCTTTGCTCATAATCACTAAAAATAGGAGTGCTAGTCTTGTGTAAGAGGCGATAAAAGTCATTTTTTTTATATCCGTTGACCTTCTAATTTTACAGCGTTTTAGATTTAGAACTTCATTATTGCTGTATTAGCATCAAAATATAATAACTAATGAAAAACGTAGACAATTACAATTTCGAAGGCAAGAAAGCCGTAGTAAGAGTAGACCTTAATGTACCTCTTAATGATGATTTTTCAGTAAGAGACTTCACGCGTATCAATGCGGTAATTCCTACTGTACAAAAAATCTTGAAAGATGGTGGTTCTGCAATCTTGATGTCTCATATGGGACGTCCGAAAGATGGACCAGAAGACAAATTCTCTCTTAAGCATATCGTTGCTCCTTTGTCTGAGAAATTAGGTGTTGAAGTAAAATTTGGTGGTGACTGTATCGGTGCTGATGCAGACGCGATGGCAGCTGATTTGAAAGCTGGTGAAGTAATGCTACTTGACAACCTTCGTTTCTACAAAGAAGAAAAAGCTGGTGATGAAGAGTTCGCTAAGAAATTGGCCTCTCGTGGTGATGTTTGGGTAATGGACGCATTTGGTACTGCGCACAGAGCTCACGCTTCTACTGCTGTAATTGCTAAGTTTGTTACTGACAAAGTAGCAGGTTACACAATGGGTCGTGAAGTTGAAGCTTCTAAGAAAATCTTGGAAGAAGGTGAAAAGCCTGTAACTGCGATCATGGGTGGAGCAAAAGTATCTGACAAAATTTTGATCATTGAGAAAATGATGTCAGTAGCTAACAACATCATTATTGGTGGTGGTATGGCATATACTTTCTTTAAAGCACAAGGTGGTAAGATCGGTATCTCTCTTTGTGAAGAAGATAAATTAGACCTAGCGAAAGAATTGCTAGTGAAAGCTAAAGAACTAGGTGTAAATATCTATTTACCAGTTGACTCTCGTGCAAATACTGGTTACTCTAACGACGGTGAGTGCAAAATAGTTGACAACATGGATATCCCTGAAGGTTACATGGGATTGGATATCGGACCAAAAGCTGAAGCTGAGTTTGTAGAAGTAGTGAAAAACTCTAAGACTATCCTTTGGAACGGTCCTATGGGAGTTTCTGAATTCTCTAACTTCGCTAACGGTACTATCGAGGTAGCTAAAGCAGTAGCTGAAGCAACTCAATCTAACGGAGCTTTCTCATTGATCGGTGGTGGTGACTCTGCTGCTGCAATCAATACTTTAGGTTTCGGTGACAAAGTATCTTACATCTCTACAGGTGGTGGTGCTATGTTGGAGCTTATGGAAGGTAAAAAACTTCCTGGTATCGCAGCTTTGGAGGACTAATTTGAATCAATAATAGTTTTCTAAAATATATCCCCTAAGTACTCCGGTATTTAGGGGATTTTTTATGTTTTCATACTTCTGAAATCAATTCATCAATTTACACTCTTGAACCCTGAGTAGCCTAAGTGTTGTTCTAGTTGAGTATGACTAAAGAGTGATAATAGTGGAATCTTAAATTTTTACTTAACTTTGAGGCTACGGTAATATTTATTATTTCACCAAGACTTATTTGTAGAAGTAAAACCTTTTTGGATGCCTGTATTTGAATTAGAGCAAGATAGATTGATGTTTCCTCCTGCTTATTTAGCAGATGAATCGGGTTTACTAGCTGTAGGAGGAGATTTATCTCCTGACCGATTAATAGAAGCATATGCAGAAGGCGTTTTCCCGTGGTTTAATCCTGGCGAAGAACCATTGTGGTGGTCACCAAATCCTAGATTTGTATTGTACCCCTCTAAGATCAAGGTTTCTAAAAGTATGCGTCAAGTTTTACGAAAGAAGAAGTTTCGAGTAACATTTGATCAGGATTTTGAAGGAGTAATTTCTGGTTGTGAAGAAGTCTATAGACCGGGCCAACAGGGCATGACTTGGATTTCCGATGAGTTGAAAGCTTCATATACAGAACTTTTTAATAAAGGCTTTATTCATTCCGTAGAAGTTTGGGAAGGAGATGAGTTAGTTGGTGGATTGTATGGAGGAGTAATGGGGAAATGTTTCTTTGGAGAATCTATGTTTGCCAAAACAAGTAATGCTTCCAAAGTTGGATTTATAATATTAAGTAAGAACTTAGAAGAGCATAATTTTGAATTAATTGATTGCCAAGTACACTCTAATCATTTGGAAAGCTTAGGTGCTGAAATGGTAAATCGAGCTCAGTTCTTAAAGGTTTTAGAGCGAAATCGTCAAAAGAAGTTTGAGAAGAATTCTTGGGATAAACACTTCAGAACAGATTTTGACTTTTAATGTTTCATAGAAAATCCCTTTCAGTTATGATTCAAAATACTGAAAGGGATTTTATTTATACCAAAGTTTAGATTTCTATTTTCTACTTCGATTCAATTAGAAATTTAAAATCTTCACTTGTTCTACTCGGAATGAATTTCGTGAATTTGAATTCGGTAATATCATGTATTTTGAATGGGTCTTCATCCATAATTTTTTCTAAATCGGATTGACTTTCCATATTCGATAAAATGATTCCCCCTGTTCGTGGTTCTTTCTTTCCAGAGGCAATAAAGTTTCCTAGTTCATATTGCTTATTGATAAATTCTAGATGTTCACTCATGTATTTATCAGCCATTTCCACGGCAACCTTGTAAGTCAATTCAATGATAATCATTCTCTCTTTTTTTAGTTTTCCAAATCTTTAAATAAGATCTGAGGATATCTTTAATTTCTCAATTTAGTATTTAAATCAGTGCTTTTTGATTTTAGCTGAGAAGAATGTTTTTCAATAAAAAAATCCCTTTCATTCCATAAAGAATAAAAGGGATTCTTGGCATTTAACTCAGATAGTTTAGAATTGGATTGCTGTATTCAATGCAACTTCCATCATTTGAGTGAAGCTTGTTTGGCGATCTTCAGAAGACAATGCTTCATGAGTAACCAAACTATCGCTTACAGTAAGAATCGCTAAGGCTCTCACGCCAAACTTAGCTGCGTAAGTATAAAGAGCAGTAGCTTCCATTTCAACAGCTAATACATTATGGTCTTGCCATTTTTTCATAGCACCTTCATCTTCGTAGAAAATATCAGATGTAAATACATTTCCTACGTGAGGTTTTAATCCAATTTTTTGAGCTTCATCATAGGCTGTTTTAAGGAGGTCAAAGTCAGCTACAGGAGCAAATGTATGACCTTCAAAAGTTCTATGATTGAAGTTACTATTTGTAGAAACTGCTTGTGCCAATACCAAATCTTTTACATTAACTGCTTTTTGGTAAGAACCACAGCTACCTACACGAATAAGGTTTTTTACACCATATTCATTAATAAGTTCGTGAGAATAAATCCCGATAGAAGGAACACCCATTCCTGTACCTTGAACTGAAATTCTTTTCCCTTTGTATGTTCCTGTGAAGCCAAGCATGCCTCTTACTTCATTGTAACACACAGGGTTTTCGAGATAGTTTTCAGCAATAAATTTTGCTCTTAGCGGGTCTCCAGGAAGAAGAATTGATTCTGCAATATCTCCTTTCTTTGCTGCTATATGTACACTCATCGATATTTTCTTTTTCTTAAGTCAGTTTATTAATCTAGATAATAGCTTTTGTGAAGCTATTCTCAGCACTTTTATTTAAAAGTACATCTTCAATTGTGGCTGCGATATCAGTAAATGAGTTTCTGAAACCAATATCTTCAGCTTTTATATTTTTACCATATACCAAAATAGGAATATGCTCTCGTGTATGGTCTGTACCTTTGAAAATCGGGTCATTTCCATGATCAGCTGTAATGATAAGCATATCATTTTCTTTCATTGCTGAAGTGATCTCTGGAAGACGTTGATCAAACTCTTCTAAACATTGTCTGTAACCTTTTACATCTCTACGATGACCAAAGTGCATATCAAAGTCTACAAGGTTAGTGAAAATGAGTCCTTTTTTATCAGTATTGATATATTCAATCGTGCGATCAATACCTTCTTGATTATCTTTTGTACGTACTGAGTCTGTAAAGCCTCTTCCACCAAAAATGTCAGAAATTTTACCTACAGCCATGACGCTCTGATTTGCAGATTTTATTCTGTCCATCATCGTTTCACCGATTGGCTCTAAAGAGTAATCATGTCTATTAGGTGTACGAGTATAATTACCAGACTCTCCGATAAACGGTCGAGCAATTACACGTCCGACATTTAGCATTTCACGAGCAATTTCACAATAGCGATAAAGTTCATCGATTGGTACAATCTCTTCGTGTGCTGCAATTTGGAAAACAGAATCTGCAGATGTATAAATGATTAGTTTACCAGTCTCAACATGTGCGTCTCCTAATTCGTCGATGATAGCCGTACCAGATGCTACCTTATTCCCGATTGTTCCCCTTCCGGTTTTTTGCTCAAATTCATCCATGATCTCTTTAGGGAAACCATTGGGATAGGTTGGGAACGGTTCTGTCAATGTTAAACCTGCAATTTCCCAGTGACCTGTGGTAGTGTCTTTACCTTTGGAAACTTCTTTTGCCATACCGTAGGCAGCTGTAGTTTGCTTCAAAGGGTTTAAGCCTTTAATTGGAGCAATGTTTCCAAGCCCCATTTTGTGCATATTTGGAACATCTAAACCAACTGCATCAGCAATGTGACCAAGTGTATTTGCTCCTAAATCCCCGTATTCATCAGCGTCGGCAGAGAAACCTATCCCAACACTGTCTAAGACTACGAGAATGACACGATCTATATTTTTCATTATTTCTTAGTAACTATCTCCAGAAACTTCTTTTCCTTCCATAATGGCAATACCATTACTCGTTCCTAATCTGCTTACACCCATGTCGATGTATTTTTTCGCAGTTTCGAAATCTCTTACTCCTCCAGAAGCCTTTAGTTTAGCTTTACCAGCTACAGCATCTTTCATGATTTGGATATCTTCAAAAGTAGCACCGCCTGTACCAAAGCCTGTCGATGTTTTTACAAAATCAGCATTTGCTTTTACAGAAAGCTCAGACGCCAATTTCTTTTCATCATCGCTCAAATAGCAAGTCTCAATGATAACCTTCAAGAGATTAGAACCAATAGCTTCTTTAATCGCCTTGATTTCTTCATAAACAGCTTCAGATTTTCCTGATTGTAACCAACCTACATTGATCACCATATCAATTTCAGTCGCGCCGTTTTCAATGGCATTTTTAGCTTCAAAAACTTTACTTTCAGTGCTCATTGCACCAAGAGGGAATCCGATTACTGAACAAACAGCAACTTCACTTCCTTTAGTATGCTCTGCAGCCAAAGGAACGTATGAAGAATTTACACATACTGAAAAGAAATTGTACTTTACTGCTTCTTCGCAAAGCTTAATAATATCAGCTTCAGTAGTAGTCGCTTTCAGTACGGTATGATCTATATATTTATTGATTTCCATTGTATTCGTTATTTGTTCAAGTAATTGAAAATTTGTTTGATCTCAGAAATTTCGATGTAAGGAAGCTTAGCTTTTTGAGCCTCATCTACTTTTTCATGTTCCCAAGTTGTGTGATAGGGAATATGTATGGCTTGACTACCAATATTTATGAGTGGAAGAACATCTGATTTTGCAGAGTTTCCAATCATTAAAAATTCTTCTTTAGCGATATTATACTTATCAAGAATTTGTTGGTAGGTCTTTTCATCTTTTTCACTTACAATCTCAATATGATCGAAATAGTCTGCTAGCCCCGAACGAGCAATTTTTGATTCTTGATCGAATAAATCTCCTTTTGTAATGATCATGAGTTTATAATCCCCATGTAATTCTTTAAGAGTTTCTTCGATTCCATCTAATAAATGAACAGGATGTTGGAGCATATCTTTCCCCCATGAAATTATTTTATGAATTTCATCACCTGTAATTTGACCATTTGTAAGTTCAATTGCAGTTTCAATCATGGAAAGCATAAAGCCTTTTACGCCATAACCGAAAATGTGCAAGTTTTTGATTTCTGTGTCAAAAAGCTTCTTTTTTAGCGTTTCCTCAGAGGTGTAGTGCAACAAAAGTTTTGCGAACTTATCTTCCACTTCGTTAAAGATTGGTTCGTTCACCCACAAGGTGTCGTCAGCATCAAAAGCAATTACAGAAGGTTTTGTCATTAACTCGATTGATTAGAATTTCAAAAGTTAAAATTAAATTCGGCGCAAATCTATGAAATGATTGTTTCCAAAATGACTTTAGGAGCAGAAATCTCTTCTTCTAGGATTGTATAGGCATCTTTTACCATATCCATGACATCTTCTAATTGATGATCTGAATTGAAATAAAGTGTCGCTAGTCCGTCACCTTTTTCTATTTTATCACCTACTTTTTTATGAAGAATGATTCCAACGCTATGGTCAACTTGGTCAGTTTTTGTTTTTCTACCTGCACCTAGTTCCATGGCTGCATTTCCGATTTGGTCAGCTACAATTTTGTGCACGTAACCATCCACCGTACTTACAACTTCAATTGTCTTTTCAGCAACAGGAAGGAGAGTGTAGTCATCGACAAGTTTTTCATTTCCGCCACTTTCCTTAATGAATTTACGAAGGTGTTCTAAGGGTTCTTCTGTGCCGATAAGTGCTTTTACTTTATCTGTTGCTTCTTCTATACTATTTGTATCTCCTTTGATAAATAGTGCCGTTGCAACCAAATGAATTACTAATTCAGTGAAGTCTTTAGGGCCATTTCCTTTTAGTGTTTCTATCGCTTCAATAAGTTCAAGACTATTCCCGACACTGAAGCCTAAAGGTTGATCCATATTTGAAAGTACCACAATCATTTTTCTTTCGAAGTCTTTTGCGAGTTGAAGCATCGTTTTCGAAAGCTCTTTGGCTGTTTCGGTATCTTTCATGAATGCACCACTACCTACTTTAACATCGAGAATGATCCCATCCGCATGAATTGCAAGTTTTTTACTCATAATGCTACTTGCAATCAATGGAATACTCTGTACGGTTGCAGTTACATCCCTTAGTGCATATAATTTTTTATCAAGTGGAACAATGTTCTTTGCTGCACCTGCAATCCCGATTCCTGTTTGATTGATTAAAGCGTTTAAATCAGTTTCATTTTTAGCAAATTGAAAACCTTCTATCGCTTCAAACTTATCAATTGTTCCACCTGTATGTCCTAAGCCTCTACCACTTAGTTTGGCTGTAGCCATTCCTAAGCAAGCAATAAGAGGGGCTATTGCAATACTTGTTTTATCACCAACACCACCTGTAGAGTGTTTGTCAATCAGAAAAGCTTCAACATCATCAAACTTTATGGTTTCTCCAGAGGCAATCATTTCGCTTGTAAGCGCAAAAATTTCTTCGTTGCTCATTCCATTAAAGCAGATAGCCATAAGAAATGCTGCCACTTGGTAGTCTGTGACTCCTCCATGTAAATACTCTTGGAAAAAACGACTAATTTCTTCTTTGCTAAGAGCTTTATTATTTCTCTTTTTATCTATTATGTCTACAGGTCTCATTGTGAAGTGCGGTTTCTATAAATAGGAATGCTTACTCAATA
It encodes:
- a CDS encoding HAD family hydrolase; amino-acid sequence: MTKPSVIAFDADDTLWVNEPIFNEVEDKFAKLLLHYTSEETLKKKLFDTEIKNLHIFGYGVKGFMLSMIETAIELTNGQITGDEIHKIISWGKDMLQHPVHLLDGIEETLKELHGDYKLMIITKGDLFDQESKIARSGLADYFDHIEIVSEKDEKTYQQILDKYNIAKEEFLMIGNSAKSDVLPLINIGSQAIHIPYHTTWEHEKVDEAQKAKLPYIEISEIKQIFNYLNK
- a CDS encoding phosphopentomutase, with the translated sequence MKNIDRVILVVLDSVGIGFSADADEYGDLGANTLGHIADAVGLDVPNMHKMGLGNIAPIKGLNPLKQTTAAYGMAKEVSKGKDTTTGHWEIAGLTLTEPFPTYPNGFPKEIMDEFEQKTGRGTIGNKVASGTAIIDELGDAHVETGKLIIYTSADSVFQIAAHEEIVPIDELYRYCEIAREMLNVGRVIARPFIGESGNYTRTPNRHDYSLEPIGETMMDRIKSANQSVMAVGKISDIFGGRGFTDSVRTKDNQEGIDRTIEYINTDKKGLIFTNLVDFDMHFGHRRDVKGYRQCLEEFDQRLPEITSAMKENDMLIITADHGNDPIFKGTDHTREHIPILVYGKNIKAEDIGFRNSFTDIAATIEDVLLNKSAENSFTKAII
- the deoD gene encoding purine-nucleoside phosphorylase; the protein is MSVHIAAKKGDIAESILLPGDPLRAKFIAENYLENPVCYNEVRGMLGFTGTYKGKRISVQGTGMGVPSIGIYSHELINEYGVKNLIRVGSCGSYQKAVNVKDLVLAQAVSTNSNFNHRTFEGHTFAPVADFDLLKTAYDEAQKIGLKPHVGNVFTSDIFYEDEGAMKKWQDHNVLAVEMEATALYTYAAKFGVRALAILTVSDSLVTHEALSSEDRQTSFTQMMEVALNTAIQF
- the deoC gene encoding deoxyribose-phosphate aldolase, producing the protein MEINKYIDHTVLKATTTEADIIKLCEEAVKYNFFSVCVNSSYVPLAAEHTKGSEVAVCSVIGFPLGAMSTESKVFEAKNAIENGATEIDMVINVGWLQSGKSEAVYEEIKAIKEAIGSNLLKVIIETCYLSDDEKKLASELSVKANADFVKTSTGFGTGGATFEDIQIMKDAVAGKAKLKASGGVRDFETAKKYIDMGVSRLGTSNGIAIMEGKEVSGDSY
- a CDS encoding thymidine phosphorylase; protein product: MRPVDIIDKKRNNKALSKEEISRFFQEYLHGGVTDYQVAAFLMAICFNGMSNEEIFALTSEMIASGETIKFDDVEAFLIDKHSTGGVGDKTSIAIAPLIACLGMATAKLSGRGLGHTGGTIDKFEAIEGFQFAKNETDLNALINQTGIGIAGAAKNIVPLDKKLYALRDVTATVQSIPLIASSIMSKKLAIHADGIILDVKVGSGAFMKDTETAKELSKTMLQLAKDFERKMIVVLSNMDQPLGFSVGNSLELIEAIETLKGNGPKDFTELVIHLVATALFIKGDTNSIEEATDKVKALIGTEEPLEHLRKFIKESGGNEKLVDDYTLLPVAEKTIEVVSTVDGYVHKIVADQIGNAAMELGAGRKTKTDQVDHSVGIILHKKVGDKIEKGDGLATLYFNSDHQLEDVMDMVKDAYTILEEEISAPKVILETIIS